A single Polynucleobacter acidiphobus DNA region contains:
- a CDS encoding YihY family inner membrane protein, which produces MPLSFPIERWLPLGKELWDRNQHLRLSQVSASLAFTTILSLVPMLTIGSILLSQFPAVINLRNAFQTWLLKNYFPGGISQQVFSYFNQFSAKVKGLTIVGSLGLVITTILTMVVIERAFNEIWKVKERRPFLKKLIIYLVATVIGPILLGLGIYLSSVLLGSASGWFPTLSAGFKFISTIIPSLLAFIVFALAYRILPYAPVTWRDAFVGAAFVAAAYEITKFGFAYFMTQAAFYKTVYGTFAIVPLMLIWIYITWWLTLAGAVIVANLPTIRQNRLRERSPT; this is translated from the coding sequence ATGCCATTATCTTTTCCGATCGAGCGTTGGTTGCCCTTAGGCAAAGAGCTCTGGGATCGCAATCAACATTTACGCTTGAGCCAGGTATCGGCCAGTTTGGCCTTCACCACGATTTTGTCCCTAGTACCAATGCTGACCATCGGGTCGATCCTACTGAGTCAATTCCCGGCGGTGATTAATCTACGTAATGCCTTTCAAACCTGGCTACTAAAGAACTATTTCCCGGGTGGCATCAGCCAACAAGTATTTAGTTACTTCAACCAGTTCTCAGCCAAAGTCAAGGGATTAACCATTGTGGGCTCGCTTGGGCTAGTGATTACGACGATTCTAACGATGGTGGTGATTGAGCGCGCCTTTAATGAGATCTGGAAGGTCAAGGAGCGCCGACCCTTTTTAAAAAAACTCATCATCTATTTAGTAGCAACCGTGATCGGCCCCATTCTCTTGGGCCTAGGGATTTATCTCAGCAGCGTATTGCTGGGTTCGGCTAGCGGCTGGTTCCCGACCTTATCGGCAGGATTTAAATTCATCAGCACCATCATTCCTAGTCTATTAGCATTCATTGTTTTTGCTCTAGCCTACCGAATCCTGCCCTATGCCCCAGTGACCTGGCGTGATGCATTTGTGGGGGCCGCTTTTGTGGCCGCGGCCTATGAGATTACCAAGTTTGGATTTGCCTATTTCATGACCCAGGCCGCCTTCTATAAAACCGTTTATGGCACCTTTGCGATCGTACCCCTCATGTTGATTTGGATCTATATCACCTGGTGGCTCACCCTTGCCGGTGCCGTGATCGTTGCAAACTTGCCTACGATTCGGCAAAACCGCCTGCGGGAACGGTCGCCTACCTAA
- the aroC gene encoding chorismate synthase, whose protein sequence is MSGNTLGLLFTVTTFGESHGPAIGAVVDGCPPGMELSVDDIQVDLDRRKPGTSRHVTQRKEEDKVEILSGVFEGKTTGTPICLLIRNTDQRSQDYSEILQTFRPGHADYTYHYKYGFRDPRGGGRSSARLTAPVVAAAAIAKKWLREHYGTQIVAHMSQLGEIAIPFEDAKEIARNPFFAANTSIIPKLEEYMDRLRKAGDSCGAKIEVVAHQVPIGLGEPLFDKLDADIAHVMMGINAVKGVEIGEGFGVVAQKGSAHGDEMHPDGFASNNAGGVLGGISTGQDIRVSIAIKPTSSIMSPKETIDLHGKPATIQTKGRHDPCVGIRAAPIAEAMLALVLMDHALRHRAQCGDVVVNPPAIAASRST, encoded by the coding sequence ATGTCTGGAAATACCTTAGGCCTTCTATTTACTGTGACCACCTTTGGTGAGTCACACGGTCCTGCGATCGGTGCAGTGGTGGATGGTTGTCCTCCTGGAATGGAGCTATCGGTCGATGATATTCAGGTGGATCTGGACCGTCGCAAACCTGGGACCTCGCGCCATGTGACCCAACGTAAGGAAGAGGACAAGGTTGAGATTTTGTCCGGCGTCTTCGAGGGCAAAACCACGGGCACCCCCATTTGTTTATTGATTCGCAATACCGATCAACGTAGCCAAGATTACAGCGAGATCCTGCAAACCTTTCGTCCCGGTCATGCTGATTACACCTATCACTATAAGTACGGCTTTCGCGATCCACGCGGTGGTGGGCGCTCCTCGGCGCGTTTAACTGCTCCCGTGGTTGCTGCTGCCGCAATCGCAAAAAAATGGTTGCGGGAACACTACGGCACCCAAATCGTGGCACATATGAGCCAACTGGGTGAGATTGCCATTCCATTTGAGGACGCAAAAGAAATTGCTCGCAATCCATTCTTTGCCGCGAATACCAGCATCATTCCAAAGCTCGAAGAGTATATGGATCGGCTCCGTAAAGCCGGGGATTCGTGTGGGGCCAAGATTGAGGTTGTGGCGCATCAGGTGCCGATTGGTTTGGGCGAGCCGCTCTTTGATAAGTTAGATGCCGATATCGCTCATGTGATGATGGGTATTAATGCCGTGAAGGGTGTTGAGATTGGCGAAGGATTTGGGGTAGTGGCCCAAAAGGGTAGCGCTCATGGTGATGAGATGCATCCAGATGGCTTTGCGAGTAATAATGCCGGCGGTGTATTGGGCGGGATTAGCACCGGGCAAGATATTCGTGTATCGATTGCGATTAAGCCGACTTCAAGCATCATGAGCCCCAAAGAGACCATTGACTTGCACGGTAAGCCCGCAACGATTCAGACCAAAGGGCGTCATGATCCCTGCGTCGGAATTCGTGCCGCACCAATTGCTGAGGCGATGTTGGCTTTGGTGCTGATGGATCATGCTTTGCGTCATCGTGCTCAGTGCGGTGATGTCGTGGTGAACCCTCCCGCAATTGCTGCCTCTCGTAGCACCTAA
- a CDS encoding MFS transporter has protein sequence MTASSRWAFGAFFFLYFAYIGLMSPYASLYFSELGFGAIEIAALMSMLQVTRILGPFSWGWLSDYLSNRVGIMRFCGVLAVLCFLVIFYLEQYIPFLIWMFILHTILSSMVPLGEAATVHALFKDNSFDHRYGRLRLWGSIGFIAMVLLAGEVFQWWGIEVFPWLGLGVLIALAIDTFLLREPKIERQPLVRGELRTVLRRVEVRWFLVSAFAMIFGHAALYVFYSLYLADLGYSKSEIGFFWTLGVTAEVIFFYFQSKVMSRFSPTSVLQATFIIAVIRFVLIGYFASTSLLILAQLMHAATFAAHHSASTKLIQGWFSGPLQARGQALFTTVAYGFGGTLGGLCAGWIWDHWGPNQVFGMAAVACALAGVAIAQVKTKQIALHS, from the coding sequence ATGACAGCGTCTTCGCGTTGGGCCTTCGGGGCCTTTTTCTTTTTGTACTTCGCCTACATTGGCCTCATGTCGCCGTATGCAAGCTTGTACTTCTCGGAACTGGGGTTTGGGGCAATCGAGATTGCTGCTTTGATGTCGATGTTGCAGGTAACCCGCATCTTGGGGCCGTTCTCTTGGGGATGGCTCTCGGATTATTTATCCAACCGGGTGGGCATCATGCGTTTTTGTGGCGTCCTAGCGGTTCTATGTTTCTTGGTCATTTTCTATTTGGAGCAGTACATCCCATTTTTAATCTGGATGTTTATTCTGCACACCATTTTGAGCAGTATGGTTCCTCTTGGAGAGGCAGCCACTGTTCATGCCTTATTTAAAGATAACTCGTTTGACCATCGTTATGGGCGCTTGCGCCTGTGGGGATCGATTGGATTTATTGCCATGGTCTTACTCGCTGGTGAAGTATTTCAATGGTGGGGGATTGAAGTCTTTCCATGGTTGGGTCTAGGCGTATTGATTGCATTAGCCATTGATACCTTTTTACTACGAGAGCCAAAAATAGAGCGTCAACCCTTGGTGCGCGGGGAGCTTCGTACGGTATTGCGGCGTGTAGAGGTGCGCTGGTTTTTGGTCTCCGCATTTGCCATGATCTTTGGTCATGCTGCACTCTATGTGTTCTATTCTCTATACCTTGCAGATTTGGGTTACAGCAAATCCGAGATTGGGTTTTTCTGGACATTGGGAGTGACCGCGGAAGTGATCTTCTTTTACTTTCAAAGTAAGGTCATGTCGCGATTCTCACCAACGAGTGTGTTGCAAGCAACATTCATCATCGCGGTGATCCGTTTTGTGTTGATTGGCTACTTTGCAAGTACCAGTCTCTTGATCCTAGCGCAGCTCATGCATGCTGCTACCTTTGCGGCACACCATAGTGCGAGTACCAAATTAATTCAGGGTTGGTTCAGTGGCCCCTTGCAAGCTCGCGGTCAGGCACTCTTTACGACGGTTGCCTATGGCTTTGGTGGAACCTTGGGTGGCTTATGCGCAGGCTGGATTTGGGATCATTGGGGCCCCAATCAAGTGTTTGGTATGGCAGCGGTGGCGTGCGCCTTGGCCGGTGTTGCGATTGCGCAGGTTAAAACCAAACAAATTGCTTTACATTCCTGA